Proteins encoded in a region of the Dorea longicatena genome:
- a CDS encoding MYG1 family protein → MNQENLLNKIRQKDAKAFTHGGKFHADDIFSSALLLYLNPEIQITRGNQVPEEYDGIVFDIGRGAYDHHQKDSRVRENGIPYAAFGLLWEELGTEILGEELAEKFDESFVQPLDQNDNTGEKNELASLIGSFNPAWDAKGNHDDAFFHAVSMAGMILESKFERFRGNERADRKIEEILEAHDDAVEEGKCDERILILPEFVPCQKRLSETEIAFVIFPSNRGGYCIQPQKKEFSMNYKCAFPEAWLGLEGEALQKATGLSGAGFCHKGGFLMSTENLEDAVKACEISLKEYVEAPCIVCYGTCDEEVKELLHMLPEMKNVTVHEMPLSEPPEMETDGIYGEVLMEKQEWKKRIKVQVKEILKYKPEAVCVNGNVFSTYPVVHALRKKHVPVLTIMENDEEKLIVRIPSGS, encoded by the coding sequence ATGAATCAAGAAAATTTATTGAATAAGATCAGACAGAAAGATGCAAAAGCATTTACTCACGGGGGAAAATTTCATGCAGATGATATATTTTCATCGGCCTTGTTATTATATCTGAACCCGGAAATTCAGATTACAAGGGGAAATCAGGTGCCGGAAGAGTATGACGGTATTGTATTTGACATCGGACGGGGAGCATATGACCATCATCAGAAGGACAGCCGTGTCAGGGAAAACGGGATTCCATATGCGGCATTCGGACTTTTGTGGGAAGAGTTAGGAACGGAGATCCTTGGAGAAGAACTGGCAGAAAAATTTGATGAATCCTTTGTCCAGCCTCTCGATCAGAATGATAATACCGGTGAGAAGAATGAACTGGCTTCGCTGATCGGAAGTTTTAATCCGGCATGGGATGCAAAAGGAAATCATGATGATGCATTCTTTCATGCAGTCAGTATGGCTGGAATGATACTGGAAAGCAAGTTCGAGAGATTCCGTGGAAATGAAAGGGCGGACAGGAAGATAGAAGAGATTTTGGAGGCACATGATGATGCAGTAGAAGAGGGAAAATGTGATGAAAGAATCCTGATTCTTCCGGAATTTGTTCCATGCCAGAAACGGCTGTCAGAGACGGAGATTGCATTTGTGATTTTCCCGTCAAATCGCGGAGGATATTGCATTCAGCCACAGAAAAAAGAATTTTCCATGAATTATAAATGTGCGTTCCCAGAAGCCTGGCTTGGGCTGGAGGGAGAAGCATTACAGAAAGCAACCGGACTTTCAGGAGCAGGATTCTGTCATAAAGGCGGCTTCCTGATGTCGACAGAGAATCTGGAGGATGCGGTAAAAGCGTGTGAAATCAGCCTCAAAGAGTATGTAGAAGCGCCGTGTATTGTCTGTTACGGAACATGTGATGAAGAAGTGAAAGAACTTCTGCATATGCTTCCGGAAATGAAGAATGTAACGGTACATGAGATGCCGCTGTCAGAGCCGCCGGAGATGGAGACAGATGGAATCTATGGAGAAGTTTTGATGGAAAAGCAGGAATGGAAGAAGCGGATAAAAGTACAGGTAAAAGAAATTCTGAAATACAAACCGGAGGCGGTATGTGTGAATGGAAATGTCTTTTCGACTTATCCGGTAGTACATGCGCTTCGTAAAAAGCATGTGCCGGTGCTGACAATAATGGAAAATGATGAGGAGAAGTTGATTGTGAGAATTCCGTCTGGTTCTTAG